A DNA window from Rhizobium jaguaris contains the following coding sequences:
- the bmt gene encoding betaine--homocysteine S-methyltransferase encodes MTVTANPLTDLLAEKGVLLADGATGTNLFAMGLEAGEAPELWNEQHPERITKLHQDFVDAGADIILTNTFGGTRHRLKLHHAQDRVHSLNKKAAEIARAVADKAGRKVIVAGSVGPTGELLMPLGALTYEDAVAAFAEQIEGLKAGGVDVAWIETMSSPEEIRAAAEAAIKVGLPYTYTGSFDTAGKTMMGLHPKDIHGVAKNVGEGPLAVGANCGVGASDILSSLLDMTDADPAATVIVKGNCGVPEYRGAEIYYSGTPPLMADYARLARDAGAKIIGGCCGTSCGHLAAMRQALDSYTPGPRPTLETIIERIGPLRNKTANEGGAAPARERRRRG; translated from the coding sequence ATGACCGTCACAGCCAATCCCTTGACCGATCTTCTTGCCGAAAAGGGCGTGCTGCTCGCAGATGGCGCGACGGGCACCAATCTTTTCGCCATGGGTCTGGAGGCCGGCGAAGCGCCGGAGCTCTGGAACGAACAGCATCCCGAACGGATCACCAAGCTGCACCAGGATTTCGTCGATGCCGGCGCCGATATCATCCTCACCAACACCTTCGGCGGTACGCGCCATCGACTGAAGCTGCACCATGCGCAGGACCGCGTTCACAGCTTGAACAAGAAGGCAGCGGAGATCGCCCGCGCCGTCGCCGACAAGGCGGGCCGCAAAGTCATCGTCGCCGGTTCCGTCGGCCCGACCGGCGAGCTATTGATGCCGCTTGGCGCACTTACCTATGAGGACGCCGTCGCTGCCTTCGCTGAACAGATCGAGGGTCTGAAAGCCGGCGGCGTCGATGTCGCCTGGATCGAAACCATGTCGTCACCGGAGGAAATCCGCGCCGCTGCGGAAGCCGCCATCAAGGTCGGCCTGCCCTACACCTATACCGGTTCCTTCGACACCGCCGGCAAGACGATGATGGGTCTGCATCCGAAGGACATCCACGGCGTTGCCAAGAATGTCGGCGAAGGTCCGCTCGCCGTTGGCGCCAATTGCGGTGTCGGAGCATCGGATATCCTCTCGAGCCTCCTCGACATGACCGATGCCGATCCGGCTGCAACGGTCATCGTCAAGGGCAATTGCGGCGTTCCGGAATATCGCGGCGCCGAGATCTACTATTCCGGCACGCCACCGCTGATGGCCGATTATGCGCGCCTTGCCCGCGACGCTGGCGCCAAGATCATCGGCGGCTGCTGCGGCACCTCGTGCGGCCATCTCGCCGCCATGCGCCAGGCGCTCGACAGCTACACGCCCGGCCCGCGCCCGACCCTGGAAACGATCATCGAGCGGATCGGCCCGCTGCGTAACAAGACCGCCAATGAAGGCGGAGCCGCGCCCGCACGCGAGCGCCGTCGGCGCGGATAA
- the glf gene encoding UDP-galactopyranose mutase — protein sequence MIDFSNVDLLIVGAGFYGATIAERVANQLQKNVLLIDRRSHIGGNAYSEFDSETGIEVHRYGAHLFHTPNETVWTYLNRFTGFTDYKHRVYSTYRDQVYSMPINLGTISQFFNRRLSPDQARALIADQAAEMAGRNPANLEEKAISLIGRPLYEAFIRGYTAKQWQTDPRDLPEHIITRLPVRYTFDNRYFNDKYEGLPIDGYTAIFERMLKHPKIDIALGVDFFSLKSSLPPDLPVVYTGPIDRYFDYSEGELGWRTIDFEKETLNTGDFQGMAVMNYADETVPYTRILEFRHFNPERSYQNEKTVVVREYSRSAKRADEPYYPIDTRQDKEVFLRYRERAEAETNVHFGGRLGTYRYLDMHQAIGAALKAFESRIVPHFTEGRTVGGEK from the coding sequence ATGATCGATTTTTCCAACGTTGACCTGCTTATCGTCGGCGCAGGTTTCTATGGTGCGACGATTGCCGAGCGGGTTGCGAACCAACTGCAAAAGAATGTCCTTCTCATCGATCGCCGCAGCCACATCGGTGGCAATGCCTATAGCGAATTCGACAGCGAGACCGGGATTGAGGTCCACCGTTATGGCGCACATCTTTTCCATACGCCGAACGAAACGGTGTGGACCTATCTGAACAGGTTCACGGGATTTACCGATTATAAGCACCGGGTTTATTCGACCTATAGGGACCAGGTCTATTCGATGCCGATCAATCTCGGCACCATCTCTCAGTTTTTCAACCGACGCCTTTCTCCAGATCAGGCGCGGGCGCTGATTGCAGATCAGGCCGCCGAGATGGCCGGGCGCAATCCAGCCAATCTGGAAGAAAAGGCGATTTCCCTGATCGGCCGGCCTTTATACGAGGCGTTTATCCGCGGCTATACCGCCAAGCAATGGCAGACCGACCCTCGCGATCTGCCGGAGCATATCATTACGCGGCTGCCCGTCCGCTACACGTTCGATAACAGATATTTCAACGACAAATACGAGGGCCTGCCGATCGACGGATACACTGCAATCTTCGAAAGAATGCTGAAGCATCCCAAGATCGATATCGCGCTTGGCGTCGATTTCTTTTCGCTGAAATCCTCTCTGCCGCCGGATCTGCCTGTTGTCTATACAGGCCCCATCGATCGGTATTTCGACTATTCGGAAGGGGAACTGGGCTGGCGTACAATCGATTTTGAAAAAGAGACCCTCAACACCGGCGATTTTCAGGGCATGGCGGTCATGAATTATGCCGATGAGACCGTGCCCTATACGCGTATCCTGGAGTTTCGCCATTTCAATCCCGAGCGCAGCTACCAGAATGAGAAGACTGTCGTGGTGCGGGAATATTCACGCTCGGCGAAGCGCGCGGATGAGCCCTACTATCCGATCGACACGCGGCAAGACAAAGAGGTCTTTCTGCGATATCGCGAACGGGCGGAGGCAGAGACGAATGTCCATTTCGGCGGGCGGCTTGGAACCTATCGCTATCTCGACATGCATCAGGCAATCGGCGCGGCCTTGAAGGCGTTCGAGAGCCGCATTGTTCCGCATTTCACCGAGGGGCGTACCGTTGGCGGCGAGAAATAG
- a CDS encoding acyltransferase, with amino-acid sequence MLATVAISENVLDTAAEIRNIILQRQWALLRPNGDIRTPYMCFEQDGSIVGYQHVNETSWDVEGKELLFRHSSGAVTARSGVIKSEADGSHLIVMMREEDASACAHILVERSEIWDLLRSKSSSDLWLKVQGHPAFKDNCRIDTSGFSLPAINDLEIIEVTPATQGRLADLGINILGPFGIRNLIVIDRRMKRVNLAIHFHGRSFNAVILDQQSSIRGVFDFEGDENIAVIGASAVEREIQSSAVFRYNSAGLFLGRGSSAGQVNFWIEGPRNSVQVGDDFMSSWGVWVRTADSHGLIDLDRGEIINSPKSVVIGSHVWLGQDAIIMPGTTIGGGTVVGARSIVTKSLPACCVAAGAPAKVVRERASWTRKAHPAADEIVDLQRYASAEILNHNIVRRM; translated from the coding sequence ATGTTGGCAACCGTCGCCATAAGCGAGAACGTATTGGATACTGCTGCCGAGATCCGAAATATTATCCTGCAGCGACAATGGGCACTGTTGAGACCGAATGGTGATATTCGCACGCCCTATATGTGTTTCGAGCAAGACGGCAGTATCGTTGGTTACCAACATGTCAACGAAACGAGTTGGGATGTCGAAGGGAAAGAATTGCTTTTCCGGCACTCTTCCGGTGCGGTAACAGCGCGATCTGGAGTCATAAAATCCGAAGCAGATGGCTCTCATCTGATTGTAATGATGCGCGAGGAAGATGCATCTGCATGTGCTCATATACTGGTGGAGCGTTCTGAAATATGGGATTTGCTGCGAAGTAAGTCGTCCTCGGATCTCTGGTTAAAAGTCCAGGGGCATCCGGCTTTTAAGGATAATTGTCGCATCGATACGAGCGGCTTTTCCCTGCCGGCAATCAATGATCTAGAAATCATCGAAGTTACTCCGGCCACGCAAGGGCGCCTTGCCGATCTCGGCATCAATATTCTCGGGCCGTTCGGAATACGCAATTTAATCGTAATTGATCGGAGGATGAAACGCGTCAATCTCGCCATTCATTTTCACGGTCGCAGCTTTAATGCGGTTATTCTCGATCAGCAAAGCAGTATTCGCGGTGTATTCGACTTTGAGGGAGACGAGAACATCGCGGTGATTGGTGCCTCTGCCGTCGAGAGAGAAATTCAAAGCTCGGCCGTATTCCGTTACAACTCGGCAGGCCTCTTTTTAGGTAGGGGCAGTTCAGCCGGTCAAGTGAACTTCTGGATCGAAGGCCCCAGAAACTCGGTGCAGGTTGGGGATGACTTTATGTCATCATGGGGTGTCTGGGTCCGGACCGCGGACTCCCATGGATTGATTGACCTCGATAGAGGCGAAATTATCAACTCTCCGAAGAGCGTCGTTATCGGATCACATGTCTGGCTTGGGCAGGATGCCATTATTATGCCGGGCACGACGATCGGTGGCGGAACGGTAGTCGGCGCACGATCCATCGTTACCAAATCGTTGCCGGCTTGCTGCGTTGCAGCAGGCGCGCCAGCGAAAGTCGTGCGCGAACGCGCGTCATGGACTCGAAAGGCACATCCCGCTGCAGATGAAATCGTGGATCTCCAACGATATGCCTCGGCGGAAATATTAAATCACAACATTGTCAGACGGATGTAA
- a CDS encoding DUF707 domain-containing protein, with the protein MTSFAASNLQTLTRAERVAIAEQWSEAPLLDAETLSGTFWQLSDLNGRQLAPFLVLAPEGLIGNVFHGSLDHWYVANGNLCILDSQGVPTIVFTAARVVNSAVVALAGHAILAGVEAVYILTLVDHPPHPVSPTPSHMERRARFIKQPPAEARRANLVVVRANGSSLHPRWFDGLDDKTRTWDLCVSWYGSEIPDASVSPEYLTHAPNQRKFKPIFDLFYDDSPLWNYDRIWLPDDDLLCSGSDLNRMFHLSRKYGLDLAQPSLRQEAGCHINHPITAQRQGGDVRFEPFVEIMCPLFSRRALRICIASIKDAVSGYGLDHLWPSFLGRPATRMGIIDAVGIVHTRPIGASYDVRSAIAEQAGLWQSYGFQYRPIPGVN; encoded by the coding sequence ATGACGTCTTTTGCAGCGAGCAATCTGCAAACTCTCACGCGTGCGGAGCGCGTGGCAATTGCGGAACAATGGTCCGAGGCTCCGCTTCTGGACGCAGAGACGCTCTCCGGAACATTTTGGCAATTGAGCGATCTGAACGGGCGGCAGTTGGCGCCGTTCCTTGTGCTTGCGCCCGAAGGACTGATCGGCAATGTCTTCCACGGATCGCTCGATCACTGGTATGTAGCCAATGGAAATCTCTGCATCCTCGACAGCCAAGGTGTGCCGACGATCGTATTCACCGCGGCCCGCGTCGTGAATTCGGCGGTCGTGGCACTTGCCGGTCACGCCATCCTTGCCGGTGTCGAGGCCGTCTACATTCTAACCCTGGTCGACCATCCACCCCATCCGGTATCCCCGACGCCGTCCCACATGGAACGCCGAGCCAGATTTATCAAGCAGCCGCCAGCGGAGGCGCGCCGAGCAAATCTCGTCGTCGTTCGCGCCAACGGGTCGTCGTTGCATCCGCGCTGGTTCGATGGGCTCGACGACAAGACGCGCACCTGGGATCTCTGCGTAAGCTGGTACGGCAGCGAAATTCCCGACGCATCGGTGTCGCCGGAATATCTCACCCATGCCCCGAACCAGCGGAAGTTCAAGCCGATCTTCGATCTGTTTTATGACGATAGCCCGCTTTGGAACTACGATCGCATCTGGTTGCCTGACGACGATCTGCTGTGCAGCGGATCGGATTTGAACAGAATGTTCCATCTGTCACGCAAATACGGGCTCGATCTGGCGCAGCCATCGCTTCGTCAGGAAGCTGGCTGCCACATCAATCATCCGATAACGGCCCAGCGCCAAGGCGGCGACGTGCGCTTCGAACCTTTCGTCGAGATCATGTGCCCGCTCTTTTCGCGCCGCGCTCTCCGCATCTGCATTGCCAGCATCAAGGATGCCGTCTCCGGTTACGGTCTGGACCATTTGTGGCCTTCATTCCTCGGCCGGCCCGCGACGCGTATGGGCATTATTGACGCGGTTGGGATAGTTCATACGAGGCCGATCGGCGCGAGCTATGACGTGCGGTCCGCAATTGCCGAGCAAGCAGGGCTTTGGCAATCTTACGGGTTTCAGTATCGCCCTATACCCGGGGTAAATTGA
- a CDS encoding quaternary amine ABC transporter ATP-binding protein, with the protein MASHAIQIKNLYKIFGPRGRDYVEAVKNGIGKAELNETHGHVLGLQDISIDMPAGAITVVMGLSGSGKSTLIRHINRLIEPTVGEVLYDGVDVCKMSENALREFRRHKTAMVFQKFALLPHRTVIENTIYGLHIQGVARAESEKKGHYWIERVGLKGFENHYPNQLSGGMQQRVGLARALTNDADILLMDEAYSALDPLIRVDMQSVLLDLQKELKKTVVFITHDLDEALRLGDKIAILRDGKVVQQGSGQEIVLRPADDYITAFVKEVNRGRVIQAQTIMKPVAGEAHGVRLSGDMTLEVAAKQMTDGGHTAAVVTDAGGKPIGMIDLQGIIAAMVTPTTHEKTQMAAA; encoded by the coding sequence ATGGCTAGTCACGCGATCCAGATCAAAAATCTTTACAAGATCTTCGGCCCTCGCGGACGCGACTATGTGGAAGCGGTAAAAAACGGGATCGGTAAGGCCGAGCTCAACGAGACGCATGGTCATGTGCTTGGCCTGCAGGATATCAGCATCGACATGCCGGCCGGCGCTATCACGGTCGTCATGGGTCTTTCGGGCTCCGGCAAATCCACGCTGATCCGGCATATCAACAGGTTGATCGAGCCGACCGTCGGCGAAGTGCTCTATGATGGCGTCGACGTCTGCAAGATGAGCGAGAATGCTCTTCGTGAATTTCGCCGCCACAAGACGGCGATGGTGTTCCAGAAATTTGCCCTGCTGCCGCACCGCACGGTGATCGAAAACACCATCTACGGCCTGCACATTCAAGGCGTAGCCCGGGCAGAAAGCGAGAAGAAGGGTCACTACTGGATTGAGCGCGTCGGCCTGAAGGGATTCGAGAATCACTATCCAAATCAGCTTTCCGGCGGCATGCAGCAGCGCGTCGGACTTGCTCGTGCACTGACCAACGATGCCGACATCCTGCTGATGGACGAGGCCTACTCCGCACTCGACCCACTCATCCGCGTCGACATGCAGAGCGTGCTTCTCGACCTGCAGAAGGAACTGAAGAAGACCGTCGTCTTCATCACCCACGACCTCGACGAGGCGCTGCGGCTTGGCGACAAGATCGCCATCCTACGCGACGGCAAGGTCGTGCAGCAGGGCAGCGGCCAGGAAATCGTGCTGAGACCCGCAGACGATTACATCACCGCCTTCGTCAAGGAAGTGAATCGCGGCCGCGTCATCCAAGCCCAGACGATCATGAAACCTGTTGCCGGCGAAGCGCATGGGGTCCGCCTATCCGGCGACATGACGCTGGAAGTGGCGGCTAAACAGATGACTGACGGTGGACACACCGCAGCCGTCGTCACCGATGCCGGTGGCAAGCCAATCGGCATGATCGATCTGCAAGGCATCATTGCCGCCATGGTGACGCCGACGACCCATGAAAAGACACAGATGGCGGCAGCCTAA